In Natronococcus occultus SP4, the following proteins share a genomic window:
- a CDS encoding PAS domain-containing sensor histidine kinase, translating to MEIPEGLGSHVLDTLAPNIAVLDDEGTILSTNDAWKSFAEENELQPPVGSVGVNYLEICEHSDSPHAEQAAEGARAVLDGDRETFTLEYPCHSTGSQRWFQLTVRRTRYEDELYAIVSYRNITERKLSEQRVEESNERLQQFAYAVSHDLQEPLRMITSYLGLIERRYEDELDEDGQEFIEFAVDGAERMRDMIEGLLEYSRVETRGDPFAPVDLEAVLEEVSTDLQMAVDDEAGEITIESLPTVEGDRSQLRRLFQNLLENGITYSGEEPPRIRVEAEASDGEWIVAVSDNGIGIDPEDQDRIFDVFDRLHSREEYEGTGIGLALCQRIAERHGGTVDVESEPGEGSTFFVTLPDAE from the coding sequence ATGGAGATACCCGAGGGGCTGGGGTCACACGTCCTCGATACTCTCGCGCCGAACATCGCGGTGCTGGACGACGAGGGCACGATCCTGAGTACGAACGACGCGTGGAAGTCCTTCGCCGAGGAGAACGAACTCCAGCCACCGGTCGGCAGCGTCGGCGTCAACTACCTGGAGATCTGTGAGCACAGCGACAGTCCGCACGCCGAACAGGCGGCCGAAGGGGCTCGGGCCGTCCTCGATGGCGACCGGGAGACGTTCACCCTCGAGTACCCATGTCACTCGACGGGTTCCCAGCGGTGGTTCCAGCTGACCGTCAGGCGCACGCGCTACGAGGACGAGCTGTACGCGATCGTCTCTTACCGGAACATCACCGAGCGCAAGTTGAGCGAACAGCGCGTCGAGGAGTCGAACGAACGCCTCCAGCAGTTCGCCTACGCCGTCAGCCACGACCTTCAGGAACCGCTGCGGATGATCACGAGCTACCTCGGGCTGATCGAGCGCCGCTACGAGGACGAACTCGACGAGGACGGCCAGGAGTTCATCGAGTTCGCCGTCGACGGCGCCGAACGGATGCGGGACATGATCGAGGGGCTGCTCGAGTACTCCCGGGTCGAGACCCGCGGAGATCCGTTCGCGCCCGTCGACCTCGAGGCCGTCCTCGAAGAGGTCAGCACGGACCTCCAGATGGCCGTCGACGACGAGGCCGGCGAGATCACGATCGAATCGCTGCCGACGGTCGAGGGCGACCGCAGCCAGCTCCGGCGGCTGTTCCAGAACCTGCTCGAGAACGGGATCACGTACTCCGGGGAGGAGCCCCCGCGGATCCGCGTCGAGGCCGAGGCAAGCGACGGCGAGTGGATCGTCGCGGTCAGCGACAACGGGATCGGGATCGACCCGGAGGACCAGGACCGGATCTTCGACGTCTTCGATCGGCTCCACAGCCGCGAGGAGTACGAGGGGACGGGGATTGGGCTGGCGCTCTGTCAGCGGATCGCCGAACGCCACGGCGGGACCGTCGACGTCGAGTCCGAACCCGGCGAGGGGTCGACGTTTTTCGTGACGCTACCCGACGCCGAGTAA
- the purS gene encoding phosphoribosylformylglycinamidine synthase subunit PurS: MTAYTATVTVRLKRGVLDPEAETTKQALKRLGFELEALRSADRFEIDLEADSDEDARERADEMAERLLANPTIHDYDVEVDER, translated from the coding sequence ATGACGGCCTACACCGCGACGGTGACCGTTCGACTCAAACGCGGCGTCCTCGACCCCGAGGCCGAGACCACGAAACAGGCCCTCAAGCGGCTGGGATTCGAACTCGAGGCGCTGCGATCGGCCGACCGCTTCGAGATCGATCTCGAGGCCGACTCCGACGAGGACGCCCGCGAGCGCGCCGACGAGATGGCCGAACGACTGCTCGCGAACCCGACCATCCACGACTACGACGTGGAGGTCGACGAGCGGTAG
- a CDS encoding formyltetrahydrofolate deformylase: protein MTTDLTEITVIGDDDTGLVARVTSLLFERGANIEDIDQAVRDDVFRMNLAVDTAEMVCTEATLREDLHELGEDLGLDVQVRFPADRETQRIAVLGTSESHCLEALFEAWANDELGADIGVVIGNHDDLEPLAQRYDVPFHDIGDENGQQNEARLLELLAEYDADLIVLARYMRILSPNVVFRYEDRIINVHPSLLPAFPGAEAYRQALEEGVRVAGVTAHYVTTDLDQGPIITQRAFNVPDDADLAEIKRRGQPLEADALLEAVRLHLNGDVSVHRGRTSVRENERDYQLGLPDEMDELTPDRPVDGIADAVTDADPITDGDADAAPEENDEDDADRETEPEPPAS, encoded by the coding sequence ATGACGACCGACCTGACCGAGATCACCGTGATCGGAGACGACGACACCGGACTGGTCGCCCGCGTGACCAGCCTCCTGTTCGAGCGCGGAGCCAATATCGAGGACATAGACCAGGCGGTTCGGGACGATGTCTTCCGGATGAACCTCGCCGTCGACACCGCGGAAATGGTCTGTACCGAGGCGACGCTTCGGGAGGACCTCCACGAGCTCGGCGAGGACCTCGGGCTCGACGTGCAGGTCCGGTTTCCCGCCGACCGTGAGACCCAGCGGATCGCGGTGCTCGGTACCAGCGAGAGCCACTGTCTGGAGGCGCTGTTCGAGGCCTGGGCGAACGACGAGCTCGGCGCCGACATCGGCGTGGTCATCGGCAACCACGACGACCTCGAACCCCTCGCCCAGCGGTACGACGTGCCGTTCCACGACATCGGCGACGAGAACGGCCAACAGAACGAGGCGCGGCTGCTCGAGCTGCTGGCGGAGTACGACGCCGACCTGATCGTCCTCGCGCGGTACATGCGCATCCTCAGCCCGAACGTTGTCTTCCGCTACGAGGACCGGATTATCAACGTCCACCCCTCGCTGCTGCCCGCCTTCCCCGGCGCCGAGGCCTACCGCCAGGCCCTCGAGGAGGGTGTCCGGGTGGCGGGCGTCACCGCCCACTACGTCACTACGGATCTCGACCAGGGGCCGATCATCACCCAGCGCGCGTTCAACGTCCCCGACGACGCCGACCTCGCGGAGATCAAGCGGCGGGGCCAGCCCCTCGAGGCCGACGCCCTGCTCGAGGCGGTGCGGCTCCACCTGAACGGCGACGTCTCGGTCCACCGCGGCCGAACGAGCGTCCGCGAGAACGAGCGTGATTACCAGCTGGGGCTGCCCGACGAGATGGACGAGCTCACCCCGGATCGACCGGTCGACGGGATCGCCGACGCCGTCACCGACGCCGACCCTATCACTGACGGCGACGCCGACGCGGCACCAGAAGAGAACGACGAGGACGACGCCGACCGGGAGACCGAGCCGGAACCGCCGGCGAGCTAA
- the purQ gene encoding phosphoribosylformylglycinamidine synthase I, translating to MTVSIVRFGGSNCDRDAERALAHLGIDAEIVWHEDGLPADTTGIVLPGGFSYGDYLRAGAMAARSPIMAEVREAAADGTPVLGICNGAQIGCESGLTEGAFTTNESARFQCEPVFLRVERTDTPWTAAYEEGEVIEVPIAHGEGRYEIPDDRLAELEDDDRVLFRYCDADGDVSAGANPNGSKGGVAGLLGERETVAVLMPHPERATLPDVGPTDGQGILRGFADA from the coding sequence GTGACGGTCTCGATCGTCAGATTCGGCGGTTCGAACTGCGACCGCGACGCCGAGCGCGCACTGGCTCACCTGGGGATCGACGCCGAGATCGTCTGGCACGAGGACGGCCTCCCTGCCGACACGACCGGGATCGTCCTCCCGGGCGGGTTCTCCTACGGCGACTACCTCCGTGCGGGAGCGATGGCCGCGCGCTCGCCGATCATGGCCGAGGTTCGGGAAGCTGCCGCCGACGGAACGCCCGTTCTGGGAATCTGTAACGGCGCCCAGATCGGCTGCGAGTCGGGGCTGACCGAGGGAGCGTTCACGACCAACGAGAGCGCCCGGTTCCAGTGTGAACCGGTGTTCCTTCGCGTCGAACGTACGGATACGCCCTGGACGGCCGCCTACGAGGAAGGTGAGGTCATCGAGGTGCCGATCGCCCACGGGGAGGGACGCTACGAGATTCCCGACGATCGCCTGGCCGAACTCGAGGACGACGACCGCGTCCTCTTTCGGTACTGCGACGCCGACGGCGACGTGAGCGCGGGCGCGAATCCGAACGGCTCGAAGGGCGGCGTCGCCGGCCTGCTCGGCGAGCGGGAGACGGTCGCGGTGTTGATGCCCCATCCCGAGCGTGCGACCCTCCCCGACGTCGGTCCGACTGACGGGCAGGGGATCCTTCGCGGATTCGCCGACGCCTGA
- a CDS encoding acetamidase/formamidase family protein, producing MAQREVQQELSVDQYTLGLVGPDQEWAGTVADGGRIETYTPPGCWGPMITPEFRGGHEVTRPIRVENAEVGDAVALKIRDVEVTSLATSTGSMRERTEAFGDDPFVDHRCPECGTEWPESVVEGTGEDAIRCAECGANASSFGFEYGYTVVFDEDHTVGITVDEDAATDLAEDAAELMDIPDNSRQHPILLYAPSEMPGTLGRLRPFIGNVGTTPSVELPDSHNAGDFGQFLLETDHDWGLESEDELEARTDGHMDIPQVRAGATLICPVKVDGGGVYVGDLHANQGDGELSLHTTDVSGTVRMDVEVIKDLEIDGPVLLPNEEDLPFISKPYSEDELAAGRELAADHDVDLLEETGPIQVVGTGATINDATENAFDRAGTLLGMSEGEVRSRCTFTGGVQIGRLPGVVQLDMLAPMDVLEDRGIAHLVRDQYDVLDA from the coding sequence ATGGCACAGCGAGAGGTCCAACAGGAGCTGTCGGTCGACCAGTACACGCTCGGGCTCGTCGGCCCCGACCAGGAGTGGGCGGGGACCGTCGCCGACGGCGGACGGATCGAGACCTACACACCCCCGGGCTGCTGGGGCCCGATGATCACACCGGAGTTTCGCGGCGGTCACGAGGTCACCCGACCGATCCGTGTCGAGAACGCCGAGGTCGGCGACGCCGTCGCGTTGAAGATCCGAGACGTCGAAGTGACGAGCCTCGCGACGAGTACGGGCTCGATGCGCGAGCGAACCGAGGCGTTCGGCGACGACCCGTTCGTCGACCACCGCTGTCCGGAGTGTGGCACCGAGTGGCCCGAATCGGTCGTCGAGGGTACGGGTGAGGACGCGATCCGCTGTGCGGAGTGTGGCGCCAACGCCTCCTCGTTTGGCTTCGAGTACGGCTACACCGTCGTCTTCGACGAGGATCACACGGTGGGGATCACGGTCGACGAGGACGCCGCGACCGACCTCGCCGAAGACGCCGCGGAGCTGATGGACATTCCCGACAACTCCCGGCAGCACCCGATCCTGCTGTACGCGCCCTCGGAGATGCCCGGCACGCTTGGTCGGCTGCGGCCCTTTATCGGCAACGTCGGAACGACGCCATCCGTGGAGCTGCCCGACTCCCACAACGCGGGCGACTTCGGCCAGTTCCTCCTCGAGACCGACCACGACTGGGGGCTCGAGAGCGAGGACGAACTCGAGGCTCGCACCGACGGCCACATGGATATCCCGCAGGTTCGCGCGGGCGCGACGCTGATCTGCCCGGTGAAAGTCGACGGCGGGGGCGTCTACGTCGGCGACCTCCACGCCAACCAGGGCGACGGCGAACTCTCCTTGCACACGACCGACGTCAGCGGCACGGTGCGGATGGACGTCGAGGTGATCAAGGACCTCGAGATCGACGGCCCCGTCCTGCTGCCCAACGAGGAGGACCTGCCGTTCATCAGCAAACCGTACAGCGAGGACGAGCTCGCGGCGGGACGCGAGCTGGCCGCCGACCACGACGTCGACCTGCTCGAGGAGACGGGACCGATCCAGGTCGTCGGGACAGGCGCGACGATCAACGACGCCACCGAGAACGCCTTCGACCGCGCCGGCACACTGCTCGGGATGAGCGAGGGCGAGGTGCGCTCGCGGTGTACGTTCACCGGCGGGGTCCAGATCGGTCGACTGCCCGGCGTCGTCCAGCTCGACATGCTCGCGCCGATGGACGTCCTTGAGGACCGCGGGATCGCCCACCTCGTTCGGGACCAGTACGACGTCCTCGACGCATAG
- a CDS encoding DUF2267 domain-containing protein has translation MQENEFYKLVQEASHLETIDRAQIASEAVLETLGETLTGGEAEDVAAQLPSELASIVEDADHDGAGYDREAFVDRVSNHLQGTDVEDGDAEQFADGVTDAIAATLTQGELQDLKAQLDDDLHPLFEGVTIDPNDV, from the coding sequence ATGCAGGAAAACGAATTCTACAAGCTCGTACAGGAGGCGAGTCACCTCGAGACGATCGATCGCGCACAGATCGCCAGCGAGGCCGTCCTCGAGACGCTGGGCGAGACGCTGACGGGCGGTGAGGCCGAGGACGTCGCCGCCCAGCTCCCCTCGGAGCTGGCCTCGATCGTCGAGGACGCCGACCACGACGGCGCCGGCTACGATCGCGAGGCGTTCGTCGACCGCGTCAGCAACCACCTCCAGGGAACCGACGTCGAGGATGGCGACGCCGAGCAGTTTGCCGACGGCGTCACCGACGCGATCGCGGCCACGCTCACCCAGGGCGAGCTTCAGGACCTGAAGGCACAGCTGGACGACGATCTCCACCCGCTGTTCGAGGGCGTGACGATCGATCCGAACGACGTCTAG
- a CDS encoding PAS domain S-box protein, whose product MGTATHVVCVGTPLPPNVEDVLEDVTDAVTVAVAETAADCLAGLESADCVVATDAVPDTTCPELCSQIARRRPELPVVVFPATGSEELAGEVIAAGADGYVPRSQGLETLRSRLDGLIGDGSNERHEDGAGRNAADDRDESGDRAQCRDSSPNGGSSRLELLVEQSPLAIVEWNREFEAASWNPAATELFGYAPAEALGESAFDLVVAERDRTEVANHWELLVEADLEESFRTVNRNVRADGTELTCEWINTPLIEDGEVVRVLSFVRDVTDDLERANALEALQETTRRLVGTSSPDEVAEIIMEAIERVLDRSLAGVWFAAEDTDRLELEATASRLADDSIARRPIDPGSGLLWEAYDRGEPIVVDDATTERLPYFLEYPLGNAVVYPLGDHGVVSVCSVAGRELEAADVSLVQVLAAAAETALDRTARRRELERAKTIVEAVGDSIYAVDRDGRFVAVNDMLASVTGYDREALLGRHFSSVLTDESVARVRERVDEFEPGAADTATDEVTVSTRTGERIPCEATTRLLCRDGDPEGAVGVVRDISDRKRMERELRDRRAKIESLHEVASRLDDCDSPEEIYELVVETAEDVLNFDVCVVDRIVGNSLEKVALSSQLDDADYVERIDVERGVAGRTYREQRTYRIDDVDRCDDAMEDANAYSSILSAPVGDHGVFQAAARERGAFDRHDEELVELLLSHAVDQLDQLESEEKLRSERDRFAALFENVPDAVVSLRHCDGEPIIEAVNPAFERVFGYAEAELVGEPLDEFVVPPGTSDTPAERDPRVDEGTVVETEVRRRTADGFREFVLQLVPIELEESDGRSFGLYTDVTEQNRRRKRLEILNRVLRHDLRNGMNVIDGCAELLAESLEGTDAARVRTIRERSRDLTSLAEKSRTAECVLDRDANSRPVNAAALAERAADRLEDVHPDVDLGRSLPTSAPVIASADLRTAIYQLLENAVEHHDGVPSVDLELRERPEEDLVVLSVVDDGPGIPPEERALLSDDREITQLRHASGLGLWLANWVVSQAGGRLAFADNEPRGTVVRIELPRADPEAIGPASDRSASE is encoded by the coding sequence ATGGGTACGGCAACGCACGTCGTCTGTGTCGGGACGCCCCTCCCGCCGAACGTCGAGGACGTGCTCGAAGACGTCACCGACGCGGTCACGGTCGCCGTCGCCGAGACGGCCGCCGACTGTCTGGCGGGACTCGAGAGCGCCGACTGCGTCGTCGCGACCGACGCGGTCCCCGACACGACCTGTCCGGAACTCTGTTCGCAGATCGCGCGTCGTCGTCCCGAACTCCCGGTCGTCGTCTTTCCGGCGACCGGCAGCGAGGAGCTAGCGGGCGAAGTAATCGCGGCCGGCGCCGACGGCTACGTCCCGCGATCCCAGGGGCTCGAAACGCTTCGGTCCCGTCTCGACGGGCTGATCGGGGACGGCTCGAACGAACGCCACGAGGACGGGGCCGGCCGGAACGCCGCGGACGACCGGGACGAGAGCGGCGATCGAGCGCAGTGTCGGGACTCGAGCCCGAACGGCGGCTCGAGCCGTCTCGAGTTGCTCGTCGAACAGTCCCCGCTCGCGATCGTCGAGTGGAACCGCGAGTTCGAGGCGGCGAGCTGGAACCCGGCTGCCACCGAGCTGTTCGGCTACGCGCCGGCCGAGGCGCTCGGCGAGTCCGCGTTCGATCTGGTCGTCGCCGAACGGGATCGAACCGAGGTTGCGAACCACTGGGAACTGCTCGTCGAGGCCGACCTCGAGGAGTCGTTCCGGACGGTGAACCGGAACGTTCGAGCCGACGGCACCGAGCTCACCTGCGAGTGGATCAACACGCCGCTGATCGAGGACGGCGAGGTCGTCCGCGTTCTCTCTTTCGTTCGGGACGTGACGGACGACCTCGAGCGGGCGAACGCGCTCGAGGCGCTCCAGGAGACGACGCGGCGGCTTGTCGGAACGTCCTCTCCCGACGAGGTCGCCGAGATCATCATGGAGGCGATCGAGCGCGTCCTCGATCGGTCGCTTGCGGGGGTCTGGTTCGCCGCCGAGGACACGGACCGACTCGAACTCGAGGCGACAGCCTCCCGGCTCGCTGACGACAGCATCGCCCGGCGACCGATCGACCCTGGGAGCGGACTCCTCTGGGAGGCCTACGACCGTGGGGAGCCGATCGTGGTCGACGACGCCACGACCGAACGGCTCCCGTACTTCCTCGAGTACCCCCTCGGAAACGCTGTCGTCTACCCGCTCGGCGATCACGGCGTCGTCTCCGTCTGTTCGGTCGCGGGCCGGGAGCTTGAGGCCGCGGACGTCTCTCTCGTCCAGGTCCTCGCCGCGGCGGCTGAAACGGCCCTCGATCGGACGGCCCGGCGACGCGAGCTCGAACGTGCGAAGACGATCGTCGAGGCCGTCGGCGACAGTATCTACGCGGTCGACCGCGACGGTCGGTTCGTCGCCGTCAACGACATGCTTGCGTCGGTGACGGGGTACGACAGGGAGGCGCTTCTCGGTCGGCACTTCTCGTCGGTGCTGACCGACGAGAGCGTCGCTCGAGTTCGCGAGCGAGTCGACGAGTTCGAGCCGGGCGCTGCGGACACTGCGACCGACGAGGTGACTGTCTCGACTCGAACCGGAGAGCGAATCCCCTGTGAGGCGACGACGCGGCTGCTGTGTCGGGACGGCGACCCCGAAGGAGCGGTCGGCGTCGTCCGCGACATCAGCGACCGCAAGCGAATGGAACGCGAGCTCCGTGACCGACGCGCGAAAATCGAGAGCCTCCACGAGGTCGCCTCCCGACTGGACGACTGTGACTCCCCCGAGGAGATCTACGAGCTGGTCGTCGAAACGGCCGAGGACGTCCTGAACTTCGACGTCTGTGTCGTCGATCGGATCGTCGGGAACTCTCTCGAGAAGGTCGCGCTATCCTCACAGCTCGACGACGCGGACTACGTCGAGCGGATCGACGTCGAGAGGGGAGTCGCGGGACGGACCTACCGGGAACAACGGACCTACCGGATCGACGACGTCGATCGGTGTGACGACGCCATGGAGGACGCGAACGCCTACAGCTCGATTCTGAGCGCCCCGGTCGGCGACCACGGCGTCTTCCAGGCGGCCGCGAGGGAGCGGGGGGCGTTCGACCGCCACGACGAGGAACTGGTCGAGCTGTTGCTCTCACACGCCGTGGACCAGCTGGATCAGCTCGAGTCCGAAGAGAAGCTCCGCAGCGAGCGCGACCGGTTCGCCGCGCTGTTCGAGAACGTGCCCGACGCGGTCGTGAGTCTGCGCCACTGTGACGGCGAACCGATAATCGAGGCGGTCAACCCCGCGTTCGAACGCGTCTTCGGCTACGCGGAGGCGGAGCTGGTCGGGGAACCACTCGACGAGTTCGTCGTTCCGCCCGGAACGAGCGACACGCCCGCCGAGCGGGACCCTCGCGTCGACGAGGGGACGGTCGTCGAGACCGAGGTCAGACGACGCACCGCCGACGGCTTTCGCGAGTTCGTCCTCCAGCTCGTGCCGATCGAGCTCGAGGAGTCGGACGGCCGATCGTTCGGCCTCTACACCGACGTCACCGAGCAGAACCGGCGTCGCAAGCGCCTCGAGATCCTCAACCGGGTGTTGCGCCACGATCTGCGAAACGGGATGAACGTCATCGACGGCTGTGCGGAGCTGCTCGCCGAAAGCCTCGAGGGGACGGACGCGGCTCGGGTCCGGACCATCCGCGAGCGGTCGCGGGATCTCACCTCGCTCGCCGAGAAGAGCCGCACCGCAGAGTGCGTCCTCGATCGCGACGCCAATAGCCGCCCGGTCAACGCCGCGGCGCTCGCCGAGCGGGCAGCCGACCGCCTCGAGGACGTCCATCCCGACGTCGACCTCGGGCGGTCGCTTCCCACGTCGGCGCCGGTCATCGCAAGCGCGGACCTGCGAACGGCGATCTACCAGCTCCTCGAGAACGCGGTCGAACACCACGACGGGGTGCCGTCGGTCGACCTCGAGCTCCGGGAGCGACCCGAGGAGGACCTGGTCGTGCTGTCGGTCGTCGACGACGGACCGGGAATCCCCCCGGAGGAACGGGCACTGCTCAGCGACGACCGGGAGATCACGCAGCTGCGACACGCGAGCGGGCTGGGGCTCTGGTTAGCTAACTGGGTCGTCTCGCAGGCGGGCGGACGGCTTGCGTTCGCCGACAACGAGCCCCGGGGGACCGTCGTCAGGATCGAACTACCGCGGGCCGATCCGGAGGCGATCGGACCGGCGTCGGATCGGTCCGCGTCCGAGTAG
- a CDS encoding archaeosine biosynthesis radical SAM protein RaSEA, translated as MSHPTPEVYEQGKGMDAHNQVMREIRSRKEASYDPHEPTRVWVDEDNTPDGVKQSLTIILNTGGCRWARAGGCTMCGYVAESVDGGSVSHEALMDQIDICLDHEADEADEPADLIKIYTSGSFLDEREVGAETRQAIADTFADRERMVVESLPDFVDREKIADFTRHGVDTDVAIGLETATDRVRHDCVNKYFDFADFEDACAEAAAADTEASEAAAGIKAYLLMKPPFLTESEAVTDMIASVERCAAVEGCHTVSMNPCNVQRYTMVDDLYFEDGYRPPWLWSVAHVLRETVDVDAIVVSDPVGHGSDRGPHNCQECDDLVQKAIKDFDLRQDPSVFEQVSCECERTWEVVMERERSFNQPLTR; from the coding sequence ATGAGTCACCCCACGCCCGAGGTCTACGAGCAGGGCAAGGGCATGGACGCCCACAACCAGGTCATGCGGGAGATCCGCTCCCGGAAGGAGGCCAGCTACGACCCCCACGAGCCCACCCGTGTCTGGGTGGACGAGGACAACACTCCCGACGGCGTCAAGCAGAGTCTGACGATCATCCTGAACACCGGCGGCTGTCGGTGGGCCCGCGCCGGCGGCTGTACGATGTGTGGCTACGTCGCCGAGAGCGTCGACGGCGGCAGCGTCTCTCACGAGGCACTGATGGACCAGATCGACATCTGTCTCGACCACGAGGCCGACGAGGCCGACGAGCCCGCCGACCTCATCAAGATCTACACCTCCGGCTCCTTCCTCGACGAGCGTGAGGTCGGGGCCGAAACCCGACAGGCGATCGCCGATACGTTCGCCGACCGCGAACGGATGGTCGTCGAGTCGCTGCCGGATTTCGTCGACCGCGAGAAGATCGCCGACTTCACCCGTCACGGCGTCGACACCGACGTCGCGATCGGGCTCGAGACCGCGACCGACCGCGTCCGCCACGACTGCGTGAACAAGTACTTCGACTTCGCGGACTTCGAGGACGCCTGTGCCGAGGCCGCCGCGGCCGACACCGAGGCGAGCGAGGCCGCCGCAGGGATCAAGGCCTACCTGCTGATGAAGCCGCCCTTCCTCACCGAGTCCGAGGCGGTCACGGACATGATCGCCTCGGTCGAGCGTTGTGCCGCCGTCGAGGGCTGTCACACCGTCTCAATGAACCCCTGTAACGTCCAGCGGTACACGATGGTCGACGACCTCTACTTCGAGGACGGCTACCGGCCGCCGTGGCTCTGGTCGGTCGCCCACGTCCTCCGCGAGACCGTTGACGTCGACGCCATCGTCGTCTCGGACCCGGTCGGCCACGGCTCCGACCGGGGCCCACACAACTGCCAAGAGTGTGACGACCTCGTCCAGAAGGCGATCAAGGACTTCGATCTGCGCCAGGACCCCTCGGTGTTCGAGCAGGTCTCCTGCGAGTGTGAACGGACCTGGGAGGTCGTGATGGAACGCGAGCGGAGCTTCAACCAGCCGCTGACCCGATAG